Proteins from one Flavobacterium sp. N2038 genomic window:
- a CDS encoding oxidoreductase, whose amino-acid sequence MKITRLVSAVLVLMLFACNKKENAKNAQLSSVENRRAETDSIQKGEVETHKKGSINLFTLIPKDSSDVAFVSLSDIYPINDEKDTLTLPNIEKLGKYNAQYFTFDKNYRKRFLSKTNISETDSVFVFDYAKNKLASFAVKNLKTAAMLNGYSSEEDWPYHSYDFMIGFEINKKNLNGFSEYFRDALVYIGKENPFSKEGLKPIVWKKIASKEYPSKPMKNEDRTLLKNAVMGNTYLFKTEIHLYFLQDYLDDNKVIYARRLLVTNSKTKDIILEKLYSQGEGTSPAPLNYEEGQDAINQWTGKLFKNKPAVVFGFEYISFGCPGISIIDKSNEEIFLQCDNRH is encoded by the coding sequence ATGAAAATAACCCGCCTTGTATCTGCTGTCTTAGTACTAATGCTTTTTGCCTGCAATAAAAAAGAGAATGCTAAAAATGCTCAATTGAGTTCAGTCGAAAATAGGAGAGCCGAAACCGATTCAATACAAAAAGGAGAAGTAGAAACGCACAAAAAAGGAAGCATTAATTTGTTTACTTTAATTCCAAAAGACAGTAGTGATGTTGCTTTTGTTTCCCTTTCGGATATTTATCCTATAAATGATGAAAAGGACACACTTACTTTGCCTAACATAGAAAAACTAGGAAAATACAATGCTCAGTATTTTACTTTTGATAAAAACTACAGAAAAAGATTTTTATCTAAAACCAATATATCCGAAACCGATTCTGTTTTTGTATTCGATTATGCTAAGAATAAATTGGCTTCGTTTGCTGTGAAAAACCTAAAAACCGCTGCAATGTTAAATGGATATTCTTCAGAAGAAGATTGGCCTTATCATAGCTATGATTTTATGATTGGATTTGAAATCAACAAGAAAAACTTAAATGGATTCAGCGAATATTTTAGAGATGCATTAGTTTATATTGGTAAAGAAAATCCATTTTCAAAAGAAGGTTTAAAACCAATTGTCTGGAAAAAAATTGCCAGTAAAGAATATCCATCAAAACCAATGAAAAATGAAGATCGTACTTTGTTAAAAAATGCAGTAATGGGTAATACATATTTATTTAAAACAGAAATTCACCTATATTTTTTGCAAGACTATTTGGATGATAATAAAGTAATTTATGCCAGACGTCTTTTAGTAACCAATTCTAAAACTAAAGATATCATACTTGAAAAACTTTACAGTCAAGGCGAAGGTACTTCTCCCGCTCCTTTGAATTATGAAGAGGGGCAGGATGCAATTAATCAATGGACAGGAAAACTATTTAAAAATAAACCAGCTGTAGTTTTTGGTTTTGAATATATTTCTTTTGGATGTCCGGGAATTTCAATTATTGATAAATCAAATGAAGAGATTTTTCTTCAATGTGACAATCGTCATTAA
- the pnuC gene encoding nicotinamide riboside transporter PnuC encodes MDTTIEIFGAIFGFLSVYFTIKQNIWCWFFGLLQVVLYCFVFFTSKLYSDMILHIIYIFLQVYGWYSWKYGGSNKSTLRITLLTNTAFWIGLTVLSTALLGYVMQTNTDASFPYEDAFITIASLVAQYLMIKKILGSWLFWIIVDVVAISIYFYKDLYFTSALYTLFLIMAIMGYLEWKKAYNEEFVYERQA; translated from the coding sequence ATGGATACAACTATAGAGATTTTTGGCGCAATTTTCGGTTTTCTTTCTGTTTACTTTACCATTAAACAAAACATTTGGTGTTGGTTTTTTGGCTTACTTCAGGTAGTACTTTATTGCTTTGTTTTTTTTACATCAAAATTATATTCTGATATGATTTTGCATATTATTTATATATTTCTGCAAGTTTACGGCTGGTACAGTTGGAAGTACGGTGGTTCAAATAAAAGTACATTGCGCATCACATTGCTAACCAATACGGCTTTCTGGATTGGTTTGACCGTTTTATCAACCGCCCTTTTAGGATATGTTATGCAAACAAATACAGATGCCTCTTTTCCTTATGAAGACGCTTTTATCACCATTGCAAGTCTGGTTGCACAATATTTAATGATAAAAAAGATATTAGGTTCCTGGCTATTTTGGATAATAGTCGATGTGGTTGCCATAAGCATCTATTTTTATAAAGACTTATATTTTACAAGCGCCTTATATACGCTTTTCTTAATAATGGCTATAATGGGTTATCTGGAATGGAAAAAAGCATATAATGAAGAATTTGTATATGAAAGACAAGCATAA
- a CDS encoding AAA family ATPase, with product MKNLYMKDKHKVGLTLGKFAPFHKGHQLLIETAIKEVDELIVLIYDDPVINIPLATRAGWIRKIYPQILVIEGVNSPNDTGYTPEIMKIQEDYVLKVLDNRTISHFYSSEPYGVHMSIALNAINRQVDIDRNIIPISATKIRNDSFKNKEFIHPAVYTDLITKVVLLGAPSTGKTTLAEKLAIHFDTQWMPEYGREYWEQYQVNKRLTLEDLLKIAETHIEREDDLILQSNRFLFSDTNAITTYLFSLDYHGSALLELENLAKVAENRHDIIFVCDTDIPYDDTWDRSGDVKRKEFQEKILEDLKARNLKYYMLKGTVDERIDEVSKVLSAAENSKF from the coding sequence ATGAAGAATTTGTATATGAAAGACAAGCATAAAGTTGGATTAACATTGGGCAAATTTGCACCTTTTCATAAAGGGCATCAGTTGTTAATTGAAACTGCCATTAAAGAGGTTGATGAATTAATCGTGCTAATTTATGACGACCCTGTAATAAATATTCCTCTGGCAACCCGAGCGGGCTGGATTCGTAAAATATACCCGCAAATTTTGGTCATCGAAGGGGTAAATTCACCTAATGATACGGGTTATACTCCAGAGATTATGAAGATTCAGGAAGATTATGTCCTAAAAGTTCTGGACAATCGTACGATTTCCCATTTTTATTCCAGTGAACCTTACGGTGTTCATATGAGTATTGCACTGAATGCCATTAACAGGCAAGTTGATATTGATCGAAATATCATTCCGATATCTGCTACAAAAATTAGAAACGATTCATTTAAAAATAAGGAATTTATCCATCCTGCAGTTTATACCGATTTGATCACAAAAGTGGTATTACTTGGTGCACCTTCAACCGGTAAAACTACTTTGGCGGAAAAATTAGCCATTCATTTTGATACCCAATGGATGCCTGAATACGGAAGAGAGTATTGGGAGCAATATCAGGTAAACAAAAGATTAACGCTGGAAGATCTTTTAAAAATAGCAGAAACCCATATCGAAAGAGAAGATGATTTGATTCTACAGTCCAATCGGTTTTTGTTTTCTGATACCAATGCCATTACCACCTATTTATTTTCATTAGATTATCATGGAAGCGCCCTTTTGGAGTTGGAGAATTTAGCAAAAGTAGCCGAAAACAGGCATGATATTATCTTTGTATGTGATACGGATATTCCTTATGACGATACCTGGGACCGATCTGGTGATGTGAAAAGAAAAGAATTTCAGGAAAAAATTCTGGAGGATTTAAAGGCTAGAAACCTTAAATATTATATGCTAAAAGGTACTGTTGATGAAAGAATTGATGAGGTGTCAAAAGTATTGTCTGCTGCAGAAAATAGTAAATTTTAA
- a CDS encoding AAA family ATPase encodes MSDLINKTMGFFKKVPESPTNPQEAKINKKFQIEDLYSSDISQNESGGSISLDEKLRQAYFWITNTAIISPYYDIEFNDGDAKKFLFGDSKVPVHLPSDQSYSSFVLMPLLNLATRGKCLIVGGPGRGKTATSILMGLLAGYDKKDVMRAIQHGQPQMTISDLLGHPLPSDMVKAEKTSDIRIAWRKWLGMRVKIIDEYNRIPTRTQSALLTVLADNYAEIFDQIYECPEGAWYLTANDDAGGGTYQVIEALKDRIDIVIRAMHFNTRFVEDLLQRIELNFKPESIIPEEIIFTEEELSTVNKQIRGIQIEPGLRKRIEFFCRQFEFFEPASNRLEYMTKDTAKLSGLDMRTLFRKETGKDPIKDLGSQAKNGLSVRKIMTLLMFSKALAYFRGNKKVELEDIRQVLPFVLHDSLTPHLESPFFDQAGNEAYRVDRIVWLRNLFDLSCNEYLSQDLDRNDPVDDFEEEFKKGLENISSKEIDNRLLKIEKQLQKWSEEKKLYGYRADDILKLKYLHQRYTNYKRWLQWKK; translated from the coding sequence ATGTCTGATTTAATAAATAAAACAATGGGATTTTTTAAGAAAGTCCCGGAATCACCTACGAATCCGCAAGAAGCCAAAATCAACAAGAAATTTCAAATAGAAGATCTTTATTCAAGCGATATTTCACAAAACGAATCGGGCGGTTCAATTTCTTTAGATGAAAAATTGCGTCAGGCTTATTTCTGGATCACGAATACAGCCATTATAAGTCCGTATTATGATATTGAGTTTAATGATGGTGATGCCAAAAAGTTTTTATTTGGAGACAGTAAAGTTCCGGTTCACTTACCTAGCGATCAAAGCTATTCCAGTTTTGTATTAATGCCGTTACTGAATTTAGCAACAAGAGGTAAGTGTCTTATTGTTGGTGGACCGGGACGCGGAAAAACTGCTACATCTATATTAATGGGTTTACTGGCGGGCTATGATAAGAAAGATGTTATGCGCGCTATTCAGCACGGTCAGCCACAAATGACGATTTCAGATTTATTAGGACATCCGTTACCATCAGATATGGTAAAGGCAGAAAAAACATCAGATATTAGAATTGCCTGGCGAAAATGGTTAGGCATGCGAGTAAAAATTATTGATGAATACAATAGAATTCCTACCAGAACACAATCTGCTTTATTAACTGTTTTAGCAGACAATTATGCAGAAATCTTCGATCAGATTTATGAATGCCCGGAAGGAGCGTGGTATCTCACTGCCAACGATGATGCAGGTGGAGGAACTTATCAGGTTATTGAAGCCCTAAAGGACAGGATTGATATCGTGATCAGAGCTATGCATTTTAATACCCGTTTTGTAGAGGACTTATTGCAGCGTATTGAACTTAATTTTAAACCGGAATCAATAATTCCGGAAGAAATTATTTTTACTGAAGAAGAGCTGTCAACTGTTAATAAACAAATTAGAGGAATTCAAATAGAACCCGGATTACGCAAACGAATCGAGTTTTTTTGTCGTCAGTTTGAGTTTTTTGAACCTGCTTCAAACCGTTTGGAATATATGACCAAAGACACGGCAAAATTGTCAGGTTTAGATATGCGTACTCTTTTTAGAAAAGAAACAGGAAAAGACCCAATTAAAGATTTAGGATCGCAGGCAAAAAACGGTTTATCTGTTAGAAAAATCATGACTTTACTTATGTTTTCTAAAGCATTGGCTTATTTCAGAGGGAATAAAAAAGTAGAATTAGAAGACATCAGGCAAGTTTTGCCATTTGTTTTGCACGATAGTTTAACACCACATTTAGAATCACCATTTTTTGATCAGGCGGGTAATGAAGCCTATAGAGTGGATAGAATTGTGTGGTTACGAAACTTATTTGACTTGTCTTGCAACGAATATCTGAGTCAGGATCTAGATCGTAATGATCCTGTTGATGATTTTGAAGAAGAGTTTAAAAAAGGCCTTGAAAATATCTCTTCAAAAGAAATTGATAATCGACTTTTAAAGATCGAGAAACAACTTCAAAAATGGTCTGAAGAGAAAAAACTATACGGTTACAGAGCCGATGATATTTTAAAATTAAAGTATTTGCATCAACGATATACTAATTACAAAAGATGGCTGCAATGGAAAAAATAA